A stretch of the Actinomyces qiguomingii genome encodes the following:
- a CDS encoding ABC transporter permease, which yields MTAAVIAEPAAPVPASGHRPLRTAVLVAKVTVHELSRRRGALILALLLPLTFYLARVDTHWTALRLLSIGLGWAAATLTLFTSVSSRSIDLRLAASGASPTALVLGRHAAVLGLGWIIAALYSALVLLTIGHRLTHPAAVPLMLLLTVTVAAPLGSVAAALVPRDLEGALLLLAVMALQLLVDPAAAWTRVLPLWSTRELSSYIVEALGAQAGDYLWRGLLHGVGFAVGLVVLTWLLGVWRLRVIRLPDPQ from the coding sequence ATGACCGCTGCCGTTATCGCCGAACCTGCCGCGCCTGTGCCTGCCTCCGGACACCGGCCGCTGCGCACCGCAGTGCTGGTCGCCAAGGTCACCGTCCACGAGCTGTCTCGACGGCGCGGGGCGCTGATTCTCGCCCTGCTGCTACCGCTCACCTTCTACCTGGCACGAGTAGACACGCACTGGACCGCGCTGCGTCTGCTGTCCATCGGACTGGGCTGGGCGGCGGCGACGCTCACCCTGTTCACGTCGGTGTCCTCGCGTTCGATCGACTTACGGCTGGCCGCGAGCGGGGCCAGCCCGACGGCGCTGGTCCTGGGACGGCACGCAGCCGTTTTGGGCCTTGGCTGGATCATTGCCGCGCTCTACTCCGCACTCGTTCTACTCACGATCGGGCACCGGCTGACCCACCCGGCTGCTGTGCCGCTCATGCTGCTTCTGACCGTGACCGTGGCCGCACCCCTGGGCTCTGTGGCCGCCGCGCTCGTACCCAGGGACCTGGAGGGCGCCCTATTGCTGCTGGCGGTTATGGCCCTGCAGCTTCTGGTGGACCCGGCCGCCGCGTGGACTCGCGTCCTACCCCTGTGGTCGACGCGCGAGCTGTCCAGCTACATCGTCGAGGCGCTGGGCGCGCAGGCGGGCGACTACCTCTGGCGCGGGCTGCTTCACGGAGTGGGCTTCGCCGTCGGGCTGGTGGTGCTGACCTGGCTGCTGGGGGTATGGCGTCTGCGGGTGATACGCCTACCCGATCCGCAGTGA
- a CDS encoding single-stranded DNA-binding protein: MAGDTVITIIGNLTADPEMRFTPSGAAVASFTIASTPRSFDRQAQEWRDGETLFMRCSIWRDAAENVAESLTKGTRVIAQGRLQQRSYTTREGENRTVVEMQVDEIGPSLRYAKAQITRQPRGGGQGGGFNQGGQGGGYNAGQQQGGYNQGNQGGGQQGGYQGGQGGYSQGGQQGSYNAPAGGAADDPWATGGSTSFADEPPF, translated from the coding sequence ATGGCCGGCGATACCGTCATCACGATTATCGGGAATCTGACTGCGGACCCCGAGATGCGTTTCACGCCCTCGGGGGCGGCGGTCGCCTCCTTCACCATCGCCTCCACCCCGCGCAGCTTCGATCGGCAGGCCCAGGAGTGGCGCGACGGGGAAACCCTGTTCATGCGCTGCTCGATCTGGCGCGACGCCGCGGAGAACGTGGCCGAATCCCTGACCAAGGGGACCCGCGTGATCGCGCAGGGCCGCCTCCAGCAGCGCTCTTACACGACCCGTGAGGGTGAGAACCGCACGGTGGTGGAGATGCAGGTCGATGAGATCGGCCCGTCGCTGCGCTACGCCAAGGCGCAGATAACCCGCCAGCCCCGCGGGGGCGGCCAAGGCGGCGGCTTCAATCAGGGCGGTCAGGGCGGCGGTTACAACGCCGGCCAGCAGCAGGGCGGTTACAACCAGGGCAACCAGGGCGGTGGTCAGCAGGGCGGCTATCAGGGCGGCCAAGGCGGTTACAGCCAGGGAGGCCAGCAGGGCAGTTACAACGCTCCGGCCGGCGGCGCCGCGGATGACCCCTGGGCCACCGGCGGCTCCACCAGCTTCGCTGACGAGCCTCCGTTCTGA
- a CDS encoding ATP-binding cassette domain-containing protein has translation MSAAYSGSSPRSEPDSADAAWYRSFGAELVAQGLSPRELQRMVAETRAEAESAGIAPASLFGPAVLFARELASALKEDGAGSQATEHTPGPVVLRLHDVTVRRGRRTVLSNFTLTVRRGEIVAVVGSNGAGKSTLLQACAGLLRTSSGRVERTERFGYAPQLDALAPLLTVDEHLRLFGVLDGASQSRAVPTGHQILHRLGWRPNGSQITRTLSGGTQQKLNLALAQLASPELLLLDEPYQGLDALAYEDLWTLISAWRGSGAGVLLVTHLLRDIDFVDRVVELPTPDSSTGDSKTKDHAA, from the coding sequence TTGGCGCGGAGCTGGTGGCACAGGGCCTGAGTCCCCGGGAGTTGCAGCGCATGGTCGCCGAGACCCGCGCAGAGGCCGAATCCGCCGGCATTGCGCCGGCGAGCCTCTTCGGTCCCGCCGTCCTGTTCGCCCGGGAGCTGGCTTCCGCGCTTAAGGAGGACGGCGCCGGCAGCCAGGCGACCGAGCACACACCGGGCCCGGTGGTACTGCGACTGCATGATGTCACCGTCCGCCGTGGGCGGCGCACAGTCCTGTCGAATTTCACTCTCACGGTACGACGGGGTGAGATCGTCGCCGTCGTCGGCTCCAACGGAGCCGGCAAGTCCACTCTCCTCCAGGCCTGTGCGGGCCTGCTGCGCACCAGTTCCGGCCGCGTGGAGCGGACCGAGCGCTTCGGCTACGCGCCGCAACTCGACGCCCTCGCTCCGCTGCTGACCGTCGACGAGCATCTACGGCTATTCGGGGTCCTCGACGGCGCGAGCCAGAGCCGCGCGGTGCCAACGGGCCATCAGATCCTCCACCGCCTGGGATGGCGCCCCAACGGCAGTCAAATCACCCGCACTCTGTCAGGGGGCACCCAGCAGAAACTCAATCTCGCCCTGGCTCAACTCGCCTCCCCAGAACTGCTGCTCCTGGACGAGCCCTACCAGGGCCTGGACGCCCTGGCGTATGAGGACCTGTGGACTCTCATCTCGGCCTGGCGGGGCTCCGGCGCCGGAGTCCTTCTGGTCACTCACCTGCTGCGAGACATCGACTTCGTCGATCGCGTTGTGGAACTGCCCACCCCGGATTCCTCGACTGGGGACAGCAAGACGAAGGATCATGCCGCATGA
- the rpsF gene encoding 30S ribosomal protein S6 translates to MRHYEIMIILAPETDERTIASTLEKMLQVVPSNGGTVDKTDIWGKRRLAYDIKKKSEGIYVVVDMTTTPEVAQELDRQLGLNELVLRTKLLRPEA, encoded by the coding sequence ATGCGTCATTACGAGATCATGATCATCCTCGCACCCGAGACGGACGAGCGCACCATCGCCTCCACGCTGGAGAAGATGCTGCAGGTCGTCCCCAGCAACGGGGGCACCGTGGACAAGACGGACATCTGGGGCAAGCGTCGCCTGGCATATGACATCAAGAAGAAGTCCGAGGGCATCTACGTGGTTGTCGACATGACCACCACGCCGGAGGTCGCCCAGGAGCTAGACCGTCAGCTCGGCCTGAACGAATTGGTGCTGCGCACCAAGCTGCTGCGCCCCGAGGCCTGA
- the rplI gene encoding 50S ribosomal protein L9, producing MTTKLILTHDVTNLGSAGDVVEVKDGYARNYLVPRKLATPWTKGAQRQIDQMAEARRKRAIHSLEQAQEARAWLSSNVITVTAAAGDNGRLFGAVTTSQLADGVKEAGGPVIDRRKIEVIPPIKSTGRHSASVRLHPDVVAPLEVNVVRAR from the coding sequence ATGACCACCAAGCTCATTCTCACCCACGACGTAACCAATCTCGGCTCCGCCGGCGACGTCGTGGAGGTCAAGGACGGCTACGCCCGCAACTACCTAGTTCCCCGCAAGCTGGCCACGCCGTGGACTAAGGGTGCCCAGCGGCAGATCGACCAGATGGCGGAGGCCCGCCGCAAGCGCGCCATCCACTCTCTGGAGCAGGCCCAGGAGGCCCGCGCCTGGCTGTCGAGCAATGTCATCACCGTCACCGCCGCCGCCGGAGACAACGGCCGCCTGTTCGGCGCCGTCACCACCTCTCAGCTGGCCGACGGCGTCAAGGAGGCCGGCGGCCCGGTCATCGACCGTCGCAAGATCGAGGTCATTCCTCCGATCAAGTCCACCGGGCGCCACAGCGCCTCGGTGCGTCTGCACCCCGACGTCGTGGCCCCACTGGAGGTCAATGTTGTCCGCGCTCGCTGA
- the rpsR gene encoding 30S ribosomal protein S18 — MAKPQLRKPKKKIAPVKAVKVGTIDYKDTATLRKFISDRGKIRARRVTGVSVQDQRKIAKAIKNAREMALLPYTSSAR; from the coding sequence ATGGCGAAGCCCCAGCTTCGTAAGCCCAAGAAGAAGATCGCACCGGTCAAGGCCGTCAAGGTCGGCACCATCGACTACAAGGACACCGCCACGCTGCGCAAGTTCATCTCGGACCGCGGCAAGATCCGTGCTCGCCGCGTCACCGGCGTCTCCGTGCAGGACCAGCGCAAAATCGCCAAGGCGATCAAGAACGCCCGTGAGATGGCCCTGCTGCCCTACACGAGCTCGGCCCGCTGA
- a CDS encoding sensor histidine kinase, giving the protein MTAFDSPDVSAATDRAAHLSAHASGPYTLRLRRLVTVVAGGVTAATGVNIAFTISAVVGATAQNVFWLLLPALVAPAMVAGIAAGIALRGSTPTLRPSDTIQPVTDRRKGVTADRIWTGALSLSLVVYVILVLLAAVFPVLPSHSQFDTFVHTPNVLVNCYLGIAVAATLILSPRSRFLYIVLLSPLLVATYPAGDGLAVAIEEVLVYLAPSVGNMGMLTWLLAQAAALDDADARRHVEVIQLRTATSRSRARRRADNLIHDHILSVLKAVPTAQFTSSQLRYGARLALTRLESTTRDLPATGSTAFLHELHRTLSGIGGSKVSFTTLITRDLELAPDAAEAITAAAMEALRNTLVHASPYPDRPIERAVELRSDTHGITVTVSDNGCGFDPARVVAGRHGIAKSIINRMQDVGGTAHISSSPGRGTTVTLTWCNRKPVVGTDPAPLRPGTSNVGLQAASSLSDRSLRPGTSNVGLQAPSSLSDRSLRLGTRNVETRLEVPVPQTRTSPLSLASCMETPSTWIVSCCIFFLYILVTAMEVSFGSYRHSVPVIVGLAILGMAAFTIVKPWPRKVIPATASSAVAVATGIVNALVLFQINQMSRPSYADWCLGASTIICCGLLARERFRHAWAGTGLFLAVLGIWVLTTGQRPVMLLTLGFGQFLSLLIWYLAARLSLGVTARTAAAEAISSEYAAERQAHQESEAMMLNAMTSVRRRVSPLLISLAVGAPISDSMRTAARTLEAELRDERLAPLFTGTRVADCARAARARGIDVVLLDDRGDAATARDNLPDEVWKLLIDRAVQAIGSADKGQVVIRLLPPSQHPKLMSIVTEDAILTLGPDGTPKH; this is encoded by the coding sequence GTGACCGCCTTCGATTCTCCCGATGTTAGTGCGGCAACCGATCGCGCCGCCCACCTGTCGGCACATGCCTCAGGGCCCTACACCCTGCGCCTGCGACGACTTGTCACGGTGGTTGCTGGCGGCGTTACGGCCGCAACCGGTGTAAACATTGCCTTCACTATCAGCGCCGTCGTAGGCGCGACGGCCCAGAACGTCTTCTGGCTGCTGCTTCCGGCCCTGGTTGCTCCTGCGATGGTCGCCGGGATTGCCGCTGGCATTGCGCTCCGCGGGTCAACTCCAACACTCCGGCCGAGTGACACCATCCAACCAGTGACAGATCGTCGGAAGGGAGTGACTGCGGATCGCATCTGGACCGGCGCGCTGTCACTGTCCCTGGTCGTTTACGTCATACTCGTCCTACTGGCGGCTGTGTTCCCCGTGCTCCCGTCGCACAGCCAGTTCGACACCTTCGTGCACACCCCTAACGTCCTGGTGAATTGCTATCTCGGCATCGCCGTGGCAGCGACCCTCATCCTGTCACCGCGCTCCCGCTTCCTGTACATCGTGCTGCTATCGCCCCTGCTGGTGGCAACCTATCCGGCGGGAGACGGCTTAGCCGTGGCCATCGAGGAAGTACTGGTGTATCTCGCACCCTCTGTGGGCAATATGGGAATGCTGACATGGCTGCTGGCCCAGGCCGCCGCGTTAGACGATGCCGATGCTCGCCGCCACGTCGAAGTGATTCAGCTACGTACGGCCACTTCGCGCTCGCGCGCACGTCGCCGCGCCGACAATCTCATTCATGACCACATCCTTTCCGTCCTTAAAGCAGTTCCCACTGCGCAATTCACCTCTTCTCAACTCCGGTACGGTGCCCGCCTGGCACTGACCAGGCTCGAATCCACAACTAGGGATCTCCCCGCTACCGGATCGACGGCGTTCCTCCACGAACTGCACAGGACGCTGAGCGGCATTGGCGGCTCCAAGGTGTCTTTTACAACCTTGATCACTCGCGACTTGGAACTCGCGCCGGATGCGGCGGAGGCGATCACCGCCGCCGCCATGGAGGCGCTGCGCAACACGCTGGTTCACGCCTCGCCCTATCCAGACCGCCCAATCGAGCGCGCGGTGGAGTTGCGCAGCGATACTCACGGCATCACGGTCACCGTGTCCGACAACGGTTGCGGTTTCGATCCCGCACGGGTAGTAGCTGGCAGACACGGTATCGCCAAGTCAATCATCAACCGCATGCAGGACGTCGGCGGAACTGCACATATCAGTTCTTCCCCGGGCCGCGGCACCACCGTCACACTGACCTGGTGCAACAGGAAACCCGTAGTCGGAACCGACCCGGCGCCGCTCCGTCCCGGCACCAGTAACGTAGGCCTCCAGGCAGCAAGTTCACTATCCGATAGGTCGCTCCGTCCCGGCACCAGTAACGTAGGCCTCCAGGCGCCAAGTTCACTATCCGATAGGTCGCTCCGCCTCGGCACGAGGAACGTAGAGACCCGATTGGAGGTTCCAGTGCCACAGACCCGTACATCCCCTCTTTCCCTCGCGTCGTGCATGGAGACACCGTCAACGTGGATCGTGTCATGCTGCATCTTCTTCCTGTACATCCTGGTAACCGCCATGGAGGTGTCCTTCGGTTCATACCGACACTCCGTCCCGGTAATCGTTGGCCTCGCCATCCTTGGCATGGCGGCCTTCACCATAGTCAAGCCATGGCCGCGCAAGGTCATACCCGCAACCGCATCCTCCGCAGTTGCTGTGGCGACCGGTATCGTCAACGCGCTGGTCCTCTTCCAAATCAATCAAATGAGCCGGCCGAGTTACGCTGATTGGTGCTTGGGCGCGAGCACCATAATTTGCTGCGGCCTACTCGCAAGGGAGCGCTTTCGACATGCCTGGGCAGGAACTGGACTTTTCCTTGCTGTACTGGGCATATGGGTTCTGACCACCGGCCAACGCCCGGTAATGCTCTTAACCCTCGGTTTCGGCCAGTTCCTCTCCCTGCTGATCTGGTATCTGGCAGCACGCCTGTCACTCGGTGTAACCGCGCGTACCGCCGCAGCCGAGGCCATAAGCTCCGAGTACGCCGCTGAACGCCAAGCGCATCAGGAAAGCGAGGCCATGATGCTAAACGCAATGACCTCGGTGCGCCGACGAGTCAGTCCGCTCCTGATCTCCCTCGCCGTAGGCGCACCCATATCCGACAGCATGCGCACCGCGGCGAGAACACTCGAAGCCGAACTACGAGACGAGCGACTCGCTCCCCTGTTCACCGGCACGCGAGTTGCCGATTGCGCGCGTGCAGCAAGAGCACGCGGTATCGACGTCGTGCTGCTGGATGATCGCGGGGACGCCGCCACTGCGCGGGACAACCTTCCTGATGAAGTTTGGAAACTGCTCATAGACCGAGCCGTTCAGGCAATCGGCTCCGCGGACAAAGGACAGGTGGTCATACGTCTCCTTCCGCCCAGTCAGCACCCGAAGCTAATGTCCATCGTCACCGAGGACGCGATCCTTACCCTCGGACCGGACGGTACCCCCAAACACTGA
- a CDS encoding MATE family efflux transporter: MRAGDPPGPSLNRQILALAVPALGALIAEPLFVLIDSAMVGHLGADPLAGLSLASSVLTTIVGLFVFLAYATTATTARRFGAGDRVGGLRAGVDGVWLAVLLGLAAAGMLAFGAPWVVGVMGADGAVADAAVAYLRASAPGLPGMLVVYAATGTLRGLLDTRTPFVVATAGAVGNVVLNATLLYGVGMGIAGSGLGTAITQTAMAVALLSPVVKAARAAGVPVSPRAAGLRASLGTGAPLLVRTVSLRAAILATVWSATALGPTALAAHQVVNALWNFTAFALDALAIAAQALVGTALGRAEAERAAQASADQASAPTDPGTRRSGSDPAKRQAPSSASSQASTVPALRRGGPTVDEVLRRCLVWGVAAGAVIAVALAAGSPWLPHLFTSADAVIVTARPALLVAAAAMPLAGAVFLFDGVLMGAGDGRYLAVAQMATLVPYLPLAVIVAHGWPAGGSDGLVWLWVAFAWVFMGARALVTGLRARSDAWRL; encoded by the coding sequence GTGCGCGCAGGCGACCCACCCGGCCCGTCCCTGAACCGCCAGATCCTGGCCCTGGCGGTCCCGGCCCTGGGGGCGCTGATAGCCGAGCCGTTGTTCGTGCTGATCGATTCGGCCATGGTGGGGCACCTGGGCGCCGACCCCCTGGCCGGCCTGTCCCTGGCTTCCAGTGTGCTGACCACGATCGTGGGCCTATTCGTCTTTCTCGCCTATGCGACGACGGCGACCACCGCCCGCCGTTTCGGCGCCGGCGACCGGGTGGGCGGCCTGCGGGCCGGCGTCGACGGCGTCTGGTTGGCGGTGCTGCTGGGGCTGGCGGCGGCGGGCATGCTCGCATTCGGTGCGCCATGGGTGGTGGGGGTCATGGGGGCCGACGGCGCTGTGGCAGATGCGGCCGTCGCCTACTTGCGTGCCTCCGCGCCGGGGCTGCCCGGCATGCTGGTGGTCTATGCGGCCACGGGCACGCTGCGAGGCCTGTTGGATACGCGTACACCATTCGTGGTTGCCACCGCCGGGGCGGTAGGGAATGTGGTCCTGAACGCGACGCTGTTGTACGGGGTGGGTATGGGGATCGCCGGCTCCGGCCTGGGTACGGCAATCACGCAGACCGCCATGGCGGTGGCGCTGCTGAGTCCCGTGGTGAAGGCGGCGCGGGCGGCGGGCGTGCCGGTCTCACCGCGCGCGGCGGGTCTACGGGCGTCGTTGGGCACCGGCGCGCCGCTGCTGGTTCGCACCGTGTCACTGCGGGCGGCGATCTTGGCGACCGTGTGGTCCGCAACCGCTCTGGGGCCGACGGCGCTGGCGGCGCATCAGGTGGTCAATGCACTGTGGAACTTCACCGCCTTCGCCCTGGATGCGCTCGCCATCGCTGCGCAGGCGCTTGTGGGCACTGCCCTGGGTCGGGCCGAGGCAGAGCGGGCGGCACAGGCTTCTGCGGATCAGGCCTCTGCACCAACCGACCCGGGCACCCGGCGTTCCGGTTCGGATCCGGCTAAGCGCCAGGCTCCCTCTTCGGCATCCTCGCAGGCGTCCACCGTACCGGCTCTGCGGCGTGGCGGCCCGACAGTCGATGAGGTGCTGCGGCGCTGCCTGGTGTGGGGTGTGGCCGCGGGAGCAGTGATCGCCGTGGCGCTGGCTGCCGGCAGCCCGTGGTTGCCGCACCTGTTCACGTCTGCGGACGCGGTGATCGTGACGGCTCGCCCGGCGCTTTTGGTGGCCGCCGCCGCCATGCCGCTGGCCGGCGCGGTCTTCCTGTTCGACGGCGTGCTCATGGGGGCGGGCGACGGTCGCTACCTGGCGGTGGCGCAGATGGCGACCCTGGTGCCGTATCTGCCACTAGCCGTCATCGTCGCCCACGGCTGGCCAGCCGGCGGTAGCGACGGTCTGGTGTGGCTGTGGGTGGCCTTCGCCTGGGTGTTCATGGGTGCGCGTGCCCTGGTGACGGGCCTGCGCGCCCGCTCCGACGCCTGGCGGCTCTAA
- a CDS encoding response regulator transcription factor: MSIDCHIVIIDDHEIVATGCRGEFARFGLPWEVTWARALSDVAWPDGRTVAVLDLRLNDGTQPKEVIAELESRSVPVVIYTSGEDPKRIRDAMSAGVMAIVNKTSPIEDLIEAIKAALRGEPSGSMDWARALDMEDDFVKQLTPREIEVISLYASGVPADRVARSLNLSRNTVTHYIAQIKAKFLAAGLLKDGGRVELSKAAAKIGLTSYYE; the protein is encoded by the coding sequence ATGAGTATCGACTGTCATATAGTCATCATCGATGATCACGAGATTGTCGCCACCGGTTGCCGGGGCGAGTTTGCCCGGTTTGGACTTCCTTGGGAAGTAACGTGGGCACGAGCCCTGAGCGATGTTGCCTGGCCCGACGGGCGGACTGTGGCAGTTCTCGATCTGCGGCTGAACGACGGAACACAGCCCAAGGAGGTCATCGCAGAACTAGAGAGCCGGTCCGTCCCCGTCGTCATCTACACCTCCGGCGAGGATCCCAAGCGGATACGGGATGCCATGAGCGCCGGGGTGATGGCGATCGTCAACAAGACGTCCCCCATTGAGGACCTGATCGAGGCCATCAAGGCCGCGCTCCGGGGCGAACCGAGCGGGAGCATGGACTGGGCGCGCGCCTTGGACATGGAGGACGACTTCGTCAAGCAGCTCACCCCCCGCGAGATTGAGGTGATTTCCCTATACGCCAGCGGCGTGCCGGCTGACCGAGTGGCCCGTAGTCTCAACTTGTCCAGGAACACCGTCACCCACTACATCGCGCAGATCAAAGCCAAGTTCCTCGCGGCAGGTCTACTCAAAGACGGAGGCCGCGTAGAACTCAGTAAAGCGGCCGCTAAGATCGGCCTGACCAGCTACTACGAGTGA
- the dnaB gene encoding replicative DNA helicase, whose amino-acid sequence MTDIDTIGTRTRGEQRPVEARYDGAFDRVPPQDLEAEMSTLGGMLLSKEAITDVIEVLRGPEFYKPAHESIFDAIVEVYNRSEPADPLIVADELTKRGELERIGGAPYLATLMATVPTAANAAYYARIVKEKSLLRGLVQAGTRIAQLGYSTDAGDIDDLVTLAEAEVYAVAHKEGEREDYVPVGELLNEANLEIEAGQAREDGQMRGVPTGFVELDELLGGLHGGQMIIVAARPAMGKSTLAVDFCRSASIHARGADGNPIPSCYFSLEMGRMELMMRILSAESGVALNKLRGGSQMDERDWEEVALAYNPVSEAPLFIDDSPNLTMPEIRSKALRLKQQHRLGLMVVDYLQLMSSGKQVESRQQEVSDFSRSLKLLAKELDIPVVAVAQLNRGPEQRTGNKPQMSDLRESGSLEQDADVIMLLHRPEYYQEEERPGEADIIVAKHRNGQTRTIPVAFQGHLSRFANMARDITPEPAYE is encoded by the coding sequence ATGACCGATATCGACACCATCGGAACTCGTACCCGCGGTGAACAACGACCGGTCGAAGCCCGCTACGACGGCGCCTTCGACCGCGTACCGCCCCAGGACCTGGAGGCGGAGATGTCCACGCTCGGCGGCATGCTGCTGAGCAAGGAGGCCATCACCGACGTCATTGAGGTGCTGCGCGGCCCCGAGTTCTACAAGCCCGCCCACGAGTCGATCTTCGACGCGATCGTAGAGGTGTACAACCGCTCGGAGCCGGCCGACCCGCTGATCGTGGCCGACGAGCTGACCAAACGCGGCGAACTCGAGCGCATCGGCGGTGCCCCCTACCTGGCCACCCTCATGGCTACCGTGCCCACTGCCGCCAACGCCGCCTACTACGCGCGCATCGTCAAGGAGAAGTCGCTGCTGCGCGGACTGGTGCAGGCGGGCACCCGCATAGCCCAGCTCGGCTACTCCACCGATGCCGGTGACATCGACGACCTCGTCACCCTGGCAGAGGCGGAGGTGTACGCCGTCGCCCACAAGGAGGGTGAGCGGGAGGACTACGTACCGGTCGGGGAGCTGCTCAACGAGGCGAACCTCGAGATCGAGGCCGGGCAGGCCCGCGAGGACGGGCAGATGCGGGGCGTGCCCACGGGGTTCGTGGAGTTGGACGAGCTGCTCGGCGGCCTGCACGGCGGACAAATGATCATCGTGGCCGCGCGCCCCGCCATGGGCAAATCCACGCTCGCCGTCGACTTCTGCCGTTCAGCGTCCATCCACGCCCGCGGCGCCGACGGCAATCCCATCCCCTCGTGCTACTTCTCCCTGGAAATGGGACGCATGGAGCTGATGATGCGCATCCTTTCCGCCGAGTCCGGGGTGGCCCTGAACAAGCTGCGCGGCGGCAGCCAAATGGACGAACGCGACTGGGAGGAAGTCGCTCTCGCCTACAACCCGGTGTCCGAGGCGCCGCTGTTCATAGACGACTCCCCGAACCTGACCATGCCGGAGATCCGTTCCAAGGCGCTGCGCCTGAAGCAGCAGCACAGGCTCGGGCTGATGGTGGTGGACTATCTGCAGCTGATGAGCTCCGGCAAGCAGGTCGAGTCCCGCCAGCAGGAGGTCTCCGACTTCTCCCGGTCGCTCAAACTGCTGGCCAAGGAGTTGGACATCCCGGTGGTCGCCGTCGCCCAGCTGAACCGCGGCCCCGAACAGCGCACCGGCAACAAGCCGCAGATGAGCGACCTGCGCGAGTCGGGATCGCTGGAGCAGGACGCCGACGTGATCATGCTGCTGCACCGGCCCGAGTACTACCAGGAAGAGGAGCGGCCCGGCGAGGCCGACATCATCGTCGCCAAGCACCGCAACGGGCAGACCCGCACCATCCCGGTGGCCTTCCAGGGGCACCTGTCGCGCTTCGCCAACATGGCCCGCGACATCACCCCCGAGCCGGCCTACGAGTGA